AGGATAAGCAAATCATCTTGCCTTTTATAGATTAGGTAGCAAATCAGGGCGTATATGACATTATTTAGCCCCTTTAGACTCTCTACCACTCGCAATGCTTCAGCATTACATTTTCTATAATCAGCGTCATTTCAAACCTTTAATTTTATATTCATTGCAACATTATAACGCAAGGTTGCAAAAAGCATTAAAGATAAAATCTATGATTTGCCAAGCCAAAATTCTTTCCAAAAAATTGTCAAAATTTTTGTATTTCTATATTTTTTCACACTAAATATTTTTTCATTTAGTCGTTTTCTAGGTGAAGTTAGCAAAAGCAAAGTTTTTATATCTCTTTCAAAAATTTTATATATTTCGTTTTTATCACCACCTTGTGCTAAAAATTTATCAAAATGTTCATCGAATCTATATTTTGTATAATCCAAAAGTTTGGTTAAATTATATTTTTTAGCGAGTTTTGCATTTAGCTTAATTCCTTCAAATGCGCTTAAAAGTGCCTTCTTACTTATATCTTTGTGTGGGTTAAAATATAAATATGTCGGCTCTTTTAGCGCATAAAATTGCTTTGCCTTTATCATTGCCTCAACAAAAAATGGCGGGTCCTGAAAGCGACTAAAATGTGGAAATCTTATATCTTTAACCAAATCTTTTGCATAAATAAAACGATAAAATCCATAGTCAAATTGATAACTTTTATAATCCACAAAGCCATCTTGCTTAAAAAAGAATCCATCAGTTTGCCTAGTTGAATCCACTTGATATTTAAACGCCATAGAACCACCACAAATTTGCACCCCTTTTTCTTTGGCGGTGTGATATAAAATTTCTAGCGTATCATTTCTATAAAACCTATCATCACTATCCAAAAATGCAATAAATTCGCCTTTCGCCTTTGCTAATCCTGCGTTTCTAGCTACTCCAGCACCCATATTTGATTGCTCGATTAGATTTATGCGACTATCTTGCCTTGCAAATTCGCGTAAAATCGCTCCCGTGCTATCCGTGCTTCCGTCATTTATGCAAATGATTTCTATATCACTTAGGGTTTGTGCTAAAATAGATTTAAGGCAATTTTCTAAAAATGCTTCACCATTATATATGGGTAAAATAACACTAATTGTTGGTATTTTAGACATTTGCAAAGCCTTTTTTAATCTCAAAATTTCCTAGTTTGAAGTGGATTTCGCCATTTCTGATTCGTAGTCTAAATACGCGCCTACGAAGCTCTTTAAATGGCAATTTCGGCACTTTACCTGCCATAATCGTTTGCACCCATTTTTTGATTTTTGGCTCAAAGTATTTAAATTGTGGATTTTTGTAAAGCGCAAAAACTTCGTGCATTCTTTTAGCGTATATGGCTCTATTTTTGGCATTTTGTTTTTTGAAAAAATCGTAATTGCAAAGCGAAGCACCATAAAAAAACTCCTCTTTCAATTCGTCAATCAAAGAATTTTTTAACAACGCCTCTCTTGCTTGTAGCGTTGCTTCAATGTGTCGCATTAGTTTTTTTGGCTCTGCTTGCATAGAATTACCTTGCCCTAATTCTGTTCTATAATGATAAAGCGGTTCTTTGATAATATACATTTTTGGCACTGTGGCTAAAACCTCCATAGCAAAAGGAAAATCTTGGTAAGCCGCACCTGCCGTTTCATAGAATTTGATATTTTTTACAAAGTTAGCCTTGTAAAGTCCTGTCCATATACTCGCGTGAAAAATAAAAATCTGCTTAAATTCCTCTCGTGGATTAAAGGCATAATTGGGTGCTAGATTTAGGTCTTGATATTTGGGATTATAAGTGTGATTTTTCTCTAGCGAGTGCGAATCATACACAAAAAAGTTGCATTTCACTAGCTCGACATTTGTTTGCTTTGCTTTTGTGTAGAGTTTTTCATACATTGTAGGATTGATAAAATCATCAGATTCGACTATACCGATATATTCACCCCGTGCTTGTGCTATGCCACGATTTACCGCTACGCCATATCCGCCGTTTGACTGTTCGATTAGATTTATGCGACTATCTTGCCTTGCAAATTCGCGTAAAATCGCTCCCGTGCTATCCGTGCTTCCGTCATTTATGCAGATGATTTCTGTATCTTGCAAAGTTTGGCTTACCACGCTTTGCATACATTCGCGGACATATCGCTCGACATTGTAGCAGGGGATTACTATTGATACTTTTGGTTGCATTGTTGCTCCTTATGTTTGATTTTTATGTAATGTTTAAAATAATGCTTGATTTTACGCCACAAGCCTTTGGGCTTTGGCTCTAAAAGCTCGGCGTAAAAATTGCGTGGCGAATCCAAAATCTTTGCTAATTTGCGTCTTTGATGCCACTTAAAGCCACAAGATTTGATTTGGGATTTGCTTAAAAGCGCAAAATCTTTTTGGAATCTATATAGAAATTCTAGCTTTGATTCATCGGCGATTCGCCCGACATTCCACCTATATCCGCAAAATTTTAGATAATGATATAGCCCACTATAAACACTCATAAGGTTTTCTCTCTCCAAAAATCGCGCTATATAGTCATACTCATCGCAAATGCAATACACTTTGCCTTTGTCATTTGATGATGAAGATTCATTATCCGTGCGGTAGCAATAGTGCGCCTTATCTAGCAAGTAAAGCGAATCTGCTAAAATAGTAGTGATAAATGAAAATCCTGTGTCTTGGTAGGACGCGCCTAATGATTCGTTAAATCTAATGTTATGCTTTTTTAAAAATTCGCGCTTAAAAATACTGCTTTGATTCATTTTCCACGCGGTTTTTAGTAGGGCGATTTTGGTTTTTATGGATTTTGGGCTTGAATCTAATCGTGAATCCGAGCGTGAATCAAAAATGAGTTTTTTGCCATAAAAATGCGCATTCTTTACTATGGGCGTATGTGTGAATTTATACGCGTCATTATCCGTGTGGAAGCATAAAATATCGCTTTTAACTATATCGCAATCTTGCGCCTTTGCTATGCTATAAAGTCGCTCAAACATTGTGGGCTTGATGAAATCATCAGATTCGACTATGCCGATATATTCGCCCCGCGCTTTGGCAATGCCTAGATTCATCTGGTAGCCATAGCTTTTGCGCTCGGCTATGATAAAACTAATGCGCGAATCGCTCTTTGCATAATCTTGCAAAATCTGCAGTGTGCCATCAGTGGAGTTTGCATCTACGACTATGATTTCTATATCGCGTAAGAGTTGATTTAGCACGGAGTCTATACACTCTTTGAGATAGTGCGCAGAATTTAGCGTGGGGATAATGATAGAGATTTTGGGGTTATTTTTGTTCATTATTGCAGCTCCTTCTTTGCTAGACTTAACGCCTCACTTATGATTTTATCCATATCAAAGTATTGATACGCGCCAAGTCGTCCGCCAAAGATGATATTTGATTGCTTTTGGGATAAGGCTTTGTATTTGGCATAAAGGGCGGCGTTTTTCTCATCATTGATAGGATAAAACGGCTCTTTGCTTATGTCCCAAGATAGCGGAAACTCAATGCTTAAAATCGTGCTAGGGCTATCCACAAACTCAAAGTGCTTATGCTCAATAATGCGCGTGTATGGAATCTCTAAGTCGGTAAAATTCATAACCGCTACGCCTTGATAGTTCTCACACTCTAAAATCCGCTCCTCAAAGCGCAATGAGCGATATTCTAGCGCACCAAAAGCATAGTCAAAGTAGCTATCAATCGCCCCTGTGAAAATAATCTTTTTGGCGATTTTGTGGAAATACTCTTTATCGCTTAGAAAGTCCGTATTTAGCTCTACTTCGCAATGTGCTAGGAGCTTTTCAAAGATAGGCGTGTAGCCACCTTTGGGAATGCCTTGATATGGGTCGCTAAAATAATTATTGTCATAGATAAATCGCACAGGGATTCGGCGGATAATGCTTGGTGGTAAATCAACACACGCCTTGCCCCACTGCTTTTGTGTGTAGCCTTTGATGAGCTTTTCATAAATGTCATTCCCTACAAGAGAGATTGCTTGTTCTTCTAAATTGCGCGGGGTGTGGGTGATTTTGGCTTTTTGGGATTCGATAATCTCTTTTGCTTGTTGTGGGGTTAGAAAGTTTGGCGTAAGTGGAGTGTGGGAGAAATTTTGCGGAGTTTTAGAATGTGGCGCGTTGTGAGAGTGTATGATTTGCGAATGAAGTGAGTTAGATTTTTGTGAATTGTTAGCGGATTTTATGCCGTGAGTGGTTCTCCCCCCCCCCCAATAATGTGCGTGATATTTTGTGCTTTTGCACCATTGCCAAAAATCTGCGCAAAAGTATTCATATTAAAGGGCAGATTGTAGATTTCGCCTTTATAGTTTGCAAGGGGAGAGTTTATGAAGTGGTTAAACTCGCAAAATTGATTTATGTATTTCCAAATCTCACGCTTTGTGGTGTGGAAAATATGTGCGCCGTATTTGTGGATATTTATGCTTTGTCCGTGCGAATCAAAGCCTTGCGTGTAGCAGTTGCCACCGATATGATTGCGCTTGTCAATCACAAGGCACTTTTTACCTCTTTTACTTGCTTCATAGCCAAAGACTGAGCCAAAAAGCCCAGAGCCTACGATAAGATAGTCATATAGCTTCATTGTGATTTGCACCTCTTAGATTTTGCTACTTTTTAGTCGCCAAATTTCAATCCCGCAATTATAGCCGTTTTTTTTTTTTTTTGGTTTAAATTAAATCAAAAATAAAATCCTTAAAATTCCCTATATTTTTAGATTTTTATCAACTCTTTTTTATTATTATTGTGCAAGATACATTAGCTACAAAAAGGAGCATAAATGCAAAACACCACACCACAAAATCCACCCAAAATCCTAATCATCGGCGGAGGATATGGCGGGCTAAAAGTCGCGCTAGGACTACAAAGAAAGCTAAAATCCCCCGCACACATTACGCTTATATCAAAGCACGACTACCACTACCAAACCACCCTCCTACACAAAGTCGCCATAGGCACGCTAGGCTCGCGCAAAGCTAGAATCTTTTATCGCAAAATCTTAGACCCTCAAAAAGTCGGCTTTATCAAAGACAAAATCATAGAGCTATGCCCACAAGAAAACAAAGTAAAAGGCAATGGCGGAGAGTATCATTACGATTATCTAGTCATCGCACTTGGGTTTAAGCCAGATAGCTTTGGGGTAAAGGGTGTGGATAAGCACACTTATAAGCTATCTTCGCTAAATGCCGCGCTAAAACTTACCAAAAATATTGAAAACAAATTCAAAGAATATACCCACACCAAAAATCAAAAAGACTTAGAAGTGGTTGTTTGTGGCACGGGATTTACAGGGATAGAGTTTACCGCAGAGCTTGCTACACAGCTTGATGAGCTTTGCCTTATTTGTGGGATTGATAGGCGATTGCCAAAGCTTACTTGCATAGGGAGAGCAAAGCAGATTTTGCCTGTGTTTGAGCAAAGTCTAGCCAAAGTAGCGCAAAACAAGCTAGAAAAATACGGCGTAAATGTCCTAACAGGCACAGACATAAAAGAAATCCAAGAGGGCAAAGTAATCGCACAGCGAGATGGCATAGATGTAGAGATAGAGGGCAATACAATCATTTGGAGTGCAGGCGTAAAGGGAAGCGACATCATCGAAAAATCCATAATCCCAAACAAAAAGGGCAGAATCCCTGTAAATGCCCAGCTACAATGCGAGCCATACCCAAATATCTATGTGGTGGGCGATAGCGCACTTGCTACGGACAAAGATGTTATTCACGCGCCCACAGCACAGCTCTCTGCACAGATGGGGGACTATATCGCCGAGCTTCTTATCGCAAAAGTGAAGGGCAAAGAGTTTCAAAAGCCGTTTAAATTTTATCACAGAGGGACGGTGTGCTCTATCGGGCATACTGATGGCGTGGGTGTCGTCTATCACAAAAATGTCAAAGGCGAGTTTGCCGCGTTTATGAAAAACACCATAGAAAATAAATGGCTTTATAGCTTGGGTGGATTTGGAATGGTATTTAAAAAAGGGCAGTTTAGGTATAGGACTAGCAACTAGCTGCGCGTTTTCGTGCTTTTGGATTTGGTGTGGCTAAAAACTTTTCGCGCTTAAAAAGAAATTTATCAAAAACACGCTACAATACGCTACTTTGTTTTGGCAGGCTTTTGTTTTATTTGGCAGATTTTATTTTATTTTGGAAGGTTTCACAAGATGCGCTTAAGACTAAATCATATCGGCTATATCGCCAACAAAATCGCCCTAGAGCTTTACAACGCTAGCTTTGTAACGCTAAATGTCCCACTAGAATCACTATCAAAAGTCGCCCAAGAAATCCTAGAATCTGATACTAAAAAAGAACTTGCTATCGATAAAAAAGCCCAAGAAATCGTAGATGAAAATCAGCAAGAGGTGGATTTTATCCGTGCTGATGAGCGGAGGCTTTTTGGGCTTATCAAGCGACAAATTGCAAATGAAGAGAAGTTTTTGCTTTTTTGGGACGATAGGTATAATGCCCTCTCTCACAAGATTTTGGATACGCTTATCCAAAAGCAATATATCAGCTTCCATATCAGCAACAATCAAGTGAAAAATGTGATTTTCAAAGCGATAGATTCTTTTGCCAAAATGCACGATAGTATCCAAGATGAGGTAATGCAAAAAATCAAAAACTACAAGCGCAAACTACTAGCAGGCACTGATGAATACGAGCTAATCTATGAAAAACTCTATGATGAGGAGCTACGCAAGAAAGGGTTTTTGTAGGATTTTGTGGGTTTGGTGGTTTTGTGGATTTTGGTGGCAGTTTTTTGTAGCATTTTGGCAATGGTTGGTTGCTTTTGGAGAGGTAGTTGAGGGTAGTTATCGTTAGGAGGCTATTTTTGGAATCTTTGTTAAGGAAAACAAGTATGAAAAAAATCTCTACAAAATCACAGAAAAAACAAGTTTGGATATATTGTGCAAATGGTGCGTTTTTTAGTGGGAGGCTTTTTGCAGGGGGTGGCACGAGTGTGGGCGAGCTAGTGTTTAACACCTCTCTTTGTGGATACCAAGAAATCATTACCGACCCGAGCTATGCAGGGCAATTCATTACCTTTTGTATGCCAGAGATTGGGATTGTGGGGACAAATGAGCAAGATTGCGAGAGTAAGGGGGTGTTTTGCAGAGGGGTGCTAGTGCGACATTATGAAGATTTTGTGTCAAATTTTCGCTCTACGCAGAGCTTGGAGAAGTTTTTGGACTCTAAAGGTGTGCTAGGGATATGCGACATAGATACCCGCGCTATCGTAAAAATGCTTCGCAAGGAAGGTGCTATGATGATGATAGCTTCTAGCGAGATAAGCGACAAAGATGAGCTAGCTAGGATTCTATCTAGCTCTACTCCCATAGAGTTAGAAAATCTAATTGAGCAGGTAAGCACCAAGTCGCCTTATACGCACGATGAAGCGGAGTTTGACTTTGCCAAAATGCAATATGCCAAGCCAAAGACACATACCAAAATCATAGTCATAGATTTCGGTGCGAAGCGAAATATCCTAAATGAACTTGCAGAAGTCGGGCTAGAGCCTGAAGTGTGGGGGTATGAGTTTAGCGCGGAGGAGGTTATCACTCGCTTTAGGGAGGGCGAGATTGGCGGGGTGTTTCTCTCAAATGGACCGGGCGACCCTAAGTTTTTACGCCCACAGATTGAGCAAATCAAAAAACTAATAGAAGCAAAAATCCCTATGTTTGGGATTTGTCTAGGGCATCAGCTATTATCAATAGCGCACGGACACCAAACGCATAAGCTAAAATTTGGACATCACGGGGGGAATCACCCTGTGAAAAATCTAACCACCCAAAGCATAGAAATCACTTCCCAAAATCATATCTACTCTGTGCCAGAGTCCATAGCGCAAGTCGCTCATATAACGCACAGAAATCTTTTTGATGATAGTATCGAGGGGGTGCGCTATAAAGATTCGCCGATTTTTTCCCTGCAGCATCACCCAGAGGCAAGCCCCGGTCCAAGAGAATCACGCAGTATTTTTGCGGAATTTGCCACATTGATAAAAGAGCACAAAAAGGCGTAAGGTATCGTAAAATTAGTAAAAACTGATTAGTAAAAATATAAAAAAGTCTCTAGTTTTTTTGTTAAATATTATTTTTGCTACAAATTTTATCTAGGCAGATTTGGATTTTGTCTCGCTTCCCATTCTTGTATTTGCTCAATAAGTGGGGCTATGTCGTAATTTTTGATTTTAGATTCCATTGTGGCTAGGTATTTATCAATATTTTGCGGTGTCAAAATATGCGTCCCATTTGCGATGGCATCAAGTTGCATACTATTCATATCTAAGTAATAATGTGAGTGGTCGCAATAATTTGCGATATTACCCGCATAGTCCAAGTTATCAAAACCATAGATTTTAGCATTTTCTAGATTCGCGACTTTTTGTGTGAGATAGGGCAAAATCTGCCTTACTTCAGCAAAAATCTCTTTGCCATTTCTGCCCTTATGATACACTTCGTTAAACGGAAAAAGAGCATAGAAAAATCGTGGATAAGGCGGAAATATGAGATAAAACTCAATTTGTGGATTTTCTCTAATCGTCTCTAATATGCTCTCTTGCAAATAGATTTTTTGCTCATCAAAATTTAGTCGCTTTGTTTCCTCGCTTTTGGGGCGAAAGTCATTTTTTACATACTCGCTATATTGCTTCGCAGTTTGCTCTTTTTGCCACTCAGTCCAATTTACCATTCCACCAAAATATTTTCGCTCACTTCGATAAGTTTGCGCTATCGTTTCTAAGTCATTTTTATCGCCCACACATTCTGCCTTTTTGCTCCACCTTAAAGCGCATTTGATAAATTTTTTATTCAAATCACGCTTAAATTTTTCTAAAAATAAACCCTCTGTATAAAGGCGCGAATCAACCCGCCAAGAAGTAGAATTTTCCCTATCGCCATTTATCAAAGCAAAATTATCAATCGAAAAAATCACTTGCTTGATATTTTTGCGCTTTAGCGCGTAGTCTAGTAGGATTTTGCGCTCACTAAAATCGCTCCCAGCAAGGCTTAGATTTACCCACTTGCCACCTAGCTTTTGCCCCGCTTCTTTTGCCGAAGTGTTTTCAAGCAACGAAGTGCCTAAAATCACGCTATCAAAGTCCGCGCTATCAATGATTCCTTTTGCTTGAATCCGTATATCGCTATGGTAAGTAGTAGCGCGAAATATAGGCTTATGAAATAACCAAAATGGGTCGTAAATGTATAGCAACGCACACAATGCAAATCCACTAAATACTACCACGCTGACAATCCCAGCAAAGCAAATACTAAAAATTTTGTATTTTTTTGCGCTCATACTCGTCCCCTAAAAATTAAAATACAAAAATGGTGTGTATGCGTTTGAATCAAGTAGATTTGAGAGCATAGCCCAAATGGCTATATAAAAAAGTGCGATAGTTAGCACAAAGCGCGTAAATACCGCACCACCTTTAAGATAAATCTTTTTGTTAAAAATGCGTAGCGCAAGGCGAAATCGCAAATATTGCGTGTCAAAATTTTTCAGCATTTCAAAGCTATTTTTACACGCCAAACACACGATAAATGCGATAATAATATAAAAAATCGTGTCATTTCGCCCACCTATTTGCGCTAGGACTTCAGGCATTCTGTGTAGTTTCTGTGGCAACTCTACCCATACAATACCAAACATTCCTTTGATAAGATTCACCGCACCATTTAGATTTTCGGAGCGGAAAAACACCCAAGCGATATTTATAAAGTTAAATGTGATAAACCAGCAAAGGAATTTATAAAGGCGCGTTTGGGTAAAGCGGAGGAATTTTTGATTTTTTTTCATTGCTAGAAAATAATATTTTATTGTCATTTTGAGACTTTTTAACTTTGTCATTCTGAGCGAAGTGAGCGAAGAATCTCTACTTTGCGTTATTTGTAGAGATACTTCGCTACGCTCAGTATGACAACGCATAATAGATTTTGCAAGCCTTTCTAAAATCCACGAGTAGATTCGATGAATCATCATTGCCACTCCGTGCAACACTCCCCATATCACAAATCCCCACCCAGCTCCGTGCCAAATTCCGCTTAAAAACGCTACAATAAAAAGATTGCGTAAGTTTAGAATCTTACCTACACGATTGCCACCTAGCGGGATATATAAGCATTCGCGCAAAAATCGTCCTAGCGTGATATGCCACCTACGCCAAAACTCTGTAATGTTTAGCGATTTATAAGGCGAATCAAAGTTAAGTGGCAACACTATGCCAAACATTAGGGCAAGTCCCATCGCCATATCGCAGTATCCGCTAAAGTCAAAATATAGCTGAAATGTGTAGCTTATCGAAGTCGCCCAACTTTCTGCTATATTTAGCACTCCGCCTTGCTCTACTACGCCAAATCCTGCATTTGCCCATTTGGCGAAACTATCAGCGATGAAAACTTTTTTGAAAAGCCCAATGCTAAATATAAAAATGCCTTTGGCGAGATATTCATAATTGATTATAGATTGTGCGTTGTCTTTTTGGGAATCTACCCACCCCCTAACCCCCTCCGCAAAGGAGGGGGAATTTTTAGAGTGTGTGTATTCCATTTCGTCATTGCGAGATTCCACAATTCTAGTATTTGTGGTGGTGCTTGTGGAGTTTTTGCTAGATTTTGGGAGTGAGCTAGACTGAAGTGTCTGCGAATTCTCAAAATCTAGCAAATCTGCGCAATGATTACCCAAAGATGAATTGCCCATAGAGGCGAATTGTGGCATCATCTCGCGGTGGTGAACAATCGGTCCCGCAATCAACTGCGGAAAAAAGCTAATAAATAACGCGTAATCCACAAAATCAATGTGTAGATTTTCTCTCAACTCGCCTTTAGTGCGCTTGTAGCAGTCAAACAAAAATGCGATTTGCTGAAAGGTTACAAAGCTAAGTGCAAGTGGGAGCAAAATATGTGGCAGTGGAATATCAAAGTCTAAATGTGCTAGTTTGCTAAAGGTGTTGAAATTTTCTAGCAAAAAGTCTGTGTATTTGAAAAAGCCAAGTAGGGAAAGATTAAAGATAATGCCAAGAATGAAGTAGAATTTTGGGACAAATTCGTCTTTCGGCGATAAATCGTCGAGACTTGCCACTCCCTTCGTCAATTCGCAGAATTTGCGAGTGTAACAAAGCAACCATAGACTCTCAGTCTTATTTCCTTGCTCGTGGCTACGCAACCCCGATTTCTCGCTCGAAATACTAGAATTTGTGCGGTTATTGTTGTGGATTGCTTCGTTCGCTTCGCTCCCTAGCAATGACGAAACATCGGCGTTTGAATCGCGTGAGGCACTAGAATCTAAATAGCGATTCCCCCCCCCCCCCATTAGTTGCGCTAGATTTTAGCACAACTAATGGGTTGTAATTTTTTAGAATGAGTTTTGCCAAAGTGTAATTTATAATAATCGAGCTAAGCAAAATAGGTAAATACGCCACTTTCCAAAACGCATAGAAAAATAGACTAGAAATAATCAAAAATATTTTTGCGATTGTGTAGTGGGATTTGAATTTTGCATTTTTAAGCAAATGAAACACTATCCACACGATAGGTAAAAATATAAAGATGAATGTGAATGAGGAGAAGAGCATTTATGTCCTTATTTTTAAGAAGTTTTTAGTAAAAGTTTTTTTCACAAGATTTTGCAAGAATCATTAAGAATCTTTTTATAGAAAATCTTGTAGATTTTAGCAAGGAATCTTTATAAAAAATCACAAAATCTACATAGGTGTAACGCGCTACATTAAAAGCATAACTAAATCCTACTAAAGCCTTACAAGGAACTCACAGAGCAACAAAAACTATGCAAACAAAAACTACACAAAGAGTAATAAAGCTAAAACAAAACTAAAATAACAAAGCGCAATGATAACAAAAAAAAAAAAACGCAAAAGAATTTGAATACTTCTAAAACGAGTTTTTAGGGAAAAAGCTCTAGAGGGACTTTTAGCACGGTTTTATGCACTTCTGGGATTTTTTTGGCTGTCGCACCACCAAAATCCTCTAGCCCAAGTCCGCCTGCGTGGACATCTTGTGGGAAAAACACCGCTAGCGTTCCTGCGTTTAGAAATAGCTTTGAGCAGTGATTGGGAGTTTTATACACAAGCAAATCTTTTTCTGCATCGTATTTTTCTTCTATCGTGCATTCCCCACTAGGAGCGATGAGAAAATACTCCTGCCCCCGCACGATAAGCTGAAAATCCACAAACTCTTTGTGGCTTTCAAAAAAGGCTTTGGATTCTAGCTTTAGCGGATAGCTTTGCTCTATTGCGTAGATATTTTTGGTGATTTGGATTTTGCTCTCGCCCTTTGTAGATAGGATTCTTTGGTGGATTGGGCTTTTGGGAGTGAGTGCTTCAAGCATATATGGATAGACATATTGGAGTGCTTCAAAGACATTTGGTGGTTCTTCATTCACGCTATTTGGATTGATTTGAGCGCGATTTTCATCGATATTTAGACTATCAAAAAACTCTGGTGCAAAAACCTGCAAAAGCGCACCCGCCTTACCAAATACTGCCATTTTTACCCCTTTATTCACAAAAGATAAGCGCGATAAGCAGGAATACCGCGCTTTTTAGCCTTTCATTGTAGCATTTTTGTTTGTATTTGTGCTAAAGATTTTGCCTAGATTTTGCTAGGCAATCTTTTTTCTACGATTGTCTTTGCAGATTTGTTTTTGCGACTTTTTGCCACCTATTTTGTTGCTATTTCATTTGCGCGGCGACTTCATCAGCGAAGTTTTCAGCTTTTTTTTCTATCCCCTCGCCAAGCTCAAAGCGCGTATATTCTAGGATTTCTATCTCATCGCCTAGCTCTTTTGACTTTTCTTTCACAACTTGTGCAATCGTTTTTTTGTCATCTAGCACAAAAAACTGCCCTAGCAAAGTAAGCCTTTGGTCGATGAGTGTGTTATCTGCGATAAATCTCTCAAGTTGACCTGGGACAATCTTATCCCAAATCGCCTCTGGCTTGCCCTGCTTGGCTAGGTTTTCTTTTATCTTGGATTCTTGCTTTTTTAGCACTTCATCGCTAAGCTGTGCACGCGAGACAAATTCTGGCACATTTTTGAGAGGTTTGCCAAGTCGCTTTAGCTCTTCGTTTTCTTTCTCTATTTCAGCGGCAAGTGCTACGCATTCTTTTTCCAAAAACTCTTTGCTAAACCCACTATAATCAAGCACTGTAGGCTTCATAGCCGCTGCGTGCATACATAGATTTCGCACTAGCTCGGCGATTTTTTCTGCATTTGCGCTGTTTTGGAATCTAGCACTGATAAGCACGCCTACTCGTCCATTGAAATGCACATATCCATTTACAAGTGTGTTTGGCTGTGCTTTTATGCTTTTGATTCTGCGGAGTATGATATTCTCGCCGATTTTTGCGATTTGACTTTTTAGGTAGTCATCAAAGCTACTGGAATCTATCTGTAGATTTTGCAAGTCTTGTGCGTCATTTGCGGAGTTTTCATAGGCGAGCGAAGTGATTTTTGCTACCAAGTCTTTGAAGTTGTCGTTTTTGGCGACAAAATCCGTTTCGCTATTTATCTCTATAAGAGAGGCTTTGGAAAAATCTTTTGCCACTTCCACAGAGATGACACCCTCTGCGGCTACTCTATCAGCTTTTTTTGCA
This genomic stretch from Helicobacter macacae MIT 99-5501 harbors:
- the carA gene encoding glutamine-hydrolyzing carbamoyl-phosphate synthase small subunit: MKKISTKSQKKQVWIYCANGAFFSGRLFAGGGTSVGELVFNTSLCGYQEIITDPSYAGQFITFCMPEIGIVGTNEQDCESKGVFCRGVLVRHYEDFVSNFRSTQSLEKFLDSKGVLGICDIDTRAIVKMLRKEGAMMMIASSEISDKDELARILSSSTPIELENLIEQVSTKSPYTHDEAEFDFAKMQYAKPKTHTKIIVIDFGAKRNILNELAEVGLEPEVWGYEFSAEEVITRFREGEIGGVFLSNGPGDPKFLRPQIEQIKKLIEAKIPMFGICLGHQLLSIAHGHQTHKLKFGHHGGNHPVKNLTTQSIEITSQNHIYSVPESIAQVAHITHRNLFDDSIEGVRYKDSPIFSLQHHPEASPGPRESRSIFAEFATLIKEHKKA
- a CDS encoding MBOAT family O-acyltransferase, giving the protein MGGGGNRYLDSSASRDSNADVSSLLGSEANEAIHNNNRTNSSISSEKSGLRSHEQGNKTESLWLLCYTRKFCELTKGVASLDDLSPKDEFVPKFYFILGIIFNLSLLGFFKYTDFLLENFNTFSKLAHLDFDIPLPHILLPLALSFVTFQQIAFLFDCYKRTKGELRENLHIDFVDYALFISFFPQLIAGPIVHHREMMPQFASMGNSSLGNHCADLLDFENSQTLQSSSLPKSSKNSTSTTTNTRIVESRNDEMEYTHSKNSPSFAEGVRGWVDSQKDNAQSIINYEYLAKGIFIFSIGLFKKVFIADSFAKWANAGFGVVEQGGVLNIAESWATSISYTFQLYFDFSGYCDMAMGLALMFGIVLPLNFDSPYKSLNITEFWRRWHITLGRFLRECLYIPLGGNRVGKILNLRNLFIVAFLSGIWHGAGWGFVIWGVLHGVAMMIHRIYSWILERLAKSIMRCHTERSEVSLQITQSRDSSLTSLRMTKLKSLKMTIKYYFLAMKKNQKFLRFTQTRLYKFLCWFITFNFINIAWVFFRSENLNGAVNLIKGMFGIVWVELPQKLHRMPEVLAQIGGRNDTIFYIIIAFIVCLACKNSFEMLKNFDTQYLRFRLALRIFNKKIYLKGGAVFTRFVLTIALFYIAIWAMLSNLLDSNAYTPFLYFNF
- a CDS encoding YhcH/YjgK/YiaL family protein yields the protein MAVFGKAGALLQVFAPEFFDSLNIDENRAQINPNSVNEEPPNVFEALQYVYPYMLEALTPKSPIHQRILSTKGESKIQITKNIYAIEQSYPLKLESKAFFESHKEFVDFQLIVRGQEYFLIAPSGECTIEEKYDAEKDLLVYKTPNHCSKLFLNAGTLAVFFPQDVHAGGLGLEDFGGATAKKIPEVHKTVLKVPLELFP
- the tsf gene encoding translation elongation factor Ts, whose product is MSEISAQLVKQLREMTDAGMMDCKKALVEVNGDLEKAVEYLREKGLSKAAKKADRVAAEGVISVEVAKDFSKASLIEINSETDFVAKNDNFKDLVAKITSLAYENSANDAQDLQNLQIDSSSFDDYLKSQIAKIGENIILRRIKSIKAQPNTLVNGYVHFNGRVGVLISARFQNSANAEKIAELVRNLCMHAAAMKPTVLDYSGFSKEFLEKECVALAAEIEKENEELKRLGKPLKNVPEFVSRAQLSDEVLKKQESKIKENLAKQGKPEAIWDKIVPGQLERFIADNTLIDQRLTLLGQFFVLDDKKTIAQVVKEKSKELGDEIEILEYTRFELGEGIEKKAENFADEVAAQMK